The DNA window GCGTGGACGCCCAACCAAAACAGCATCACCGCAGGCGTATGCTTTGTTTGAAGGTCATGTTGCTGAAACAAAAACATTCGACAAAGAAGAGATTATTGCTCGCGTAATGATCCCAATGGCAAATGAGGCTATTCGTTGTTTGGAAGAAGGCATAGTTGCAAGTGCAGCAGAAGCTGATATGGCATTGTTGTTCGGTTTAGGTTTCCCTCCTTTCCGCGGCGGTATCTTCCGTTACATTGAAACGATGGGACTCGCAAATTTTGTGGCATTAGCCGACAAATACGCCAGCCTTGGTCCAATATATCAAATTTCAGATGGCGTGCGCGAGATGGCCGCTTCTGGAAAATCTTACTTTTCACAATCAGCCTAAGTCACCAGAGGAGATAAAAATGAAAGATGTCGTAGTTATCGATTGTATTCGTACCCCGATGGGACGTTCCAAAGGCGGTGTTTTTAGAAACGTGCGCGCTGAGACTTTGTCTGCGCACTTAATGACAAAACTCATTGAGCGAAACCCTGGTGTTGACCCAGCTGAAATTGAAGACATTATTTGGGGCTGTGTTCAGCAAACCAAAGAGCAAGGCTTCAACATTGCGCGTAACGCCCAGTTATTAACGTCAATTCCTAGAACCACAGCTGCCGTTACTGTGAACCGCTTATGTGGCTCATCCATGCAGGCTTTACATGACGCTGCATCAGGCATCATGTCTGGCCGTGGTGATATTTACATGATTGGTGGTGTTGAGCACATGGGTCATGTGCCGATGGATTTCAACATTGATTTCCACCCGGGTATCGCAAAACACACAGCGCGAGCTTCAGGCAGCATGGGTATGACCGCTGAATTACTGGGTCGTCAAAATGGCATAACGCGTGAAATGCAGGACGCCTTCGCTGCGCGTTCTCATCAACGAGCTCACAAAGCCAGACTTGAAGGCCGCTGGAATGAGATCGTGCCGATAGAAGGGCATGACGCCGATGGTGTATTAAGCTTAATAGAGCATGATGAAGTAATTCGTCCTGAAACCACCGTAGAAGGACTTGCGGGTTTAAGACCAGTATTTGATCCTGTCAACGGTTCAGTGACTGCTGGAACTTCATCCGCGCTCTCTGATGGTGCTTCAGCTATGTTAATCATGTCTGCAAGTCGTGCAAAAGAACTTGGTTTGACGCCGCGTGCAAAAATTCGTGCAATGGCCGTTGCTGGTTGTGACGCTGCAATTATGGGCTTTGGTCCTGTTCCAGCGACACAGAAAGCGTTAAAACGCGCAGGCATGACGATGGAAGACATTCAGTTAGCTGAATTTAATGAAGCTTTCGCGGCACAAGCTCTGTCATGCATTAAGCGTTTAGGCTGGATGGATGAGTATGAGAACAAAGTTAACTTAAACGGCGGTGCCATTGCTTTAGGCCACCCGCTAGGTTGTTCTGGTTCGCGTATTTCAACAACGCTAATCAACCTGATGGAAGCAAACGATAAAGAAATTGGTTTAGCAACAATGTGTATTGGTTTAGGCCAAGGCATCGCGACTATTTTCGAACGCGTTTAAAAACACTCAGAAACAAAAAGGGATGCTAATTTAGCATCCCTTTTTTATGTCATATTGAGCATTTTAGTTAACGCGTTTAGAAACCTAAAGGACTTAACCGTCGGCAGTGATTTTAGTGATCAGCGCCTGCTTTGTTTCTTCACAAATGTCATGCTCTACTTGACACGTGCCAGCAGCCTGATGTCCACCACCACCATATTGCAGACATAACTCACCAACGTTGGTTTTAGAGCTTCTATCTATAATTGATTTACCAACCGCAAATACCGTATTTTGCTTTTGAAATCCCCACATTTGATGAATTGATATATTGCATTGAGGGAACAGCGCATAAATCATGAATCGATTGCCAGCATAAATAACGTCTTGATCGCGTAAATCTAGTAGCACTAAATTATCATAAACTGTAGAGCAATCTGTCACCTGCTTTTTGAACTTTTCAGCATGTTCAAAATATAGCTCAACGCGTTCTTGCACGTCAGGCAAAGCAATAATCTCGTCAATCGTGTGATTGCGACAACAATCAATCAGCTCCATCATCAACTGATAGTTAGAAATACGGAATTCTCTGAAGCGTCCTAAACCTGTGCGACTATCCATTAGGTAGTTTAGTAATACCCAACCTTCTGGGTTCAGAATTTCATCCTTACTAAATTGCGCAGCATCGGCTTTATCTACAGCAGCCATCATGTCGTCCCAAGCCGCTGGGAAAACCTCTCTGCCGCCATAATAATCATATACGACGCGAGCTGCTGAAGGCGCTTTTGGGTCGATAATATGGTTTTTCTTGGTCA is part of the Glaciecola nitratireducens FR1064 genome and encodes:
- the fadA gene encoding acetyl-CoA C-acyltransferase FadA, which codes for MKDVVVIDCIRTPMGRSKGGVFRNVRAETLSAHLMTKLIERNPGVDPAEIEDIIWGCVQQTKEQGFNIARNAQLLTSIPRTTAAVTVNRLCGSSMQALHDAASGIMSGRGDIYMIGGVEHMGHVPMDFNIDFHPGIAKHTARASGSMGMTAELLGRQNGITREMQDAFAARSHQRAHKARLEGRWNEIVPIEGHDADGVLSLIEHDEVIRPETTVEGLAGLRPVFDPVNGSVTAGTSSALSDGASAMLIMSASRAKELGLTPRAKIRAMAVAGCDAAIMGFGPVPATQKALKRAGMTMEDIQLAEFNEAFAAQALSCIKRLGWMDEYENKVNLNGGAIALGHPLGCSGSRISTTLINLMEANDKEIGLATMCIGLGQGIATIFERV
- a CDS encoding exopolyphosphatase encodes the protein MSTATASTEFRYRLVTRSDFDGLVCAVLLKEINLIDDIKFVHPKDMQDGIIDISTNDITTNLPYVPECYLAFDHHLSEMSRSGNVTKKNHIIDPKAPSAARVVYDYYGGREVFPAAWDDMMAAVDKADAAQFSKDEILNPEGWVLLNYLMDSRTGLGRFREFRISNYQLMMELIDCCRNHTIDEIIALPDVQERVELYFEHAEKFKKQVTDCSTVYDNLVLLDLRDQDVIYAGNRFMIYALFPQCNISIHQMWGFQKQNTVFAVGKSIIDRSSKTNVGELCLQYGGGGHQAAGTCQVEHDICEETKQALITKITADG